One genomic region from Reichenbachiella ulvae encodes:
- a CDS encoding Do family serine endopeptidase, translating into MSTRKNFIGMIAASLIGGVVAIGGYHILIDNEVVEPVNPPKQEVQFSNFSNSPKASVPAELNFVDAAKVVTPGVVHIRSTVEAQPAAGRSRDPFEQYFREFFGAPGGGGYQQRPSVGTGSGVIISPDGYIATNNHVIENADDIEILLNDNRTYKAKMVGTDPTTDLALLKIDEKGLPFVKFGNSDAIEVGEWVLAVGNPFEFRSTVTAGIISAKGRNINILRNRNRLQIESFLQTDAAVNPGNSGGALVNLNGELVGINTAIATPTGSYAGYSFAVPSTLVKKVVEDLKEYGVVQRALLGINITDVNAQLSEEEDLGVLQGVYVSGVNANSGADEAGIKEGDVIIAINGARVNKTSELQEKVALNRPGDKIDVTILRDGKEKTVTATLKNTLGTTTTVAATNNSVIIQGATFEDLADEDKERLNLEGGAKLVVLESGIWKEAGINEGFIVTRIDRRSISNVEDLSRALTAANDGSGVLIEGIYPNGQKAYYGIGW; encoded by the coding sequence ATGAGTACAAGAAAAAACTTTATAGGAATGATAGCTGCTTCACTCATAGGAGGTGTAGTAGCGATAGGTGGTTATCATATATTGATAGATAACGAGGTAGTTGAACCAGTAAACCCACCTAAACAAGAAGTTCAGTTTTCTAATTTTAGTAATAGCCCTAAAGCTTCAGTTCCTGCGGAATTAAACTTTGTGGATGCTGCCAAGGTGGTGACTCCTGGGGTAGTGCATATTCGCAGCACAGTAGAGGCTCAGCCTGCTGCAGGTAGATCTAGAGATCCATTCGAACAATATTTTAGAGAGTTTTTTGGAGCACCAGGAGGAGGGGGATACCAGCAGCGACCTTCTGTAGGCACTGGAAGTGGAGTTATTATTAGCCCTGACGGTTACATCGCAACTAATAATCATGTGATTGAAAATGCTGATGATATAGAGATACTACTCAATGATAATAGAACCTACAAAGCCAAGATGGTGGGTACGGACCCAACTACTGATTTGGCCCTGTTGAAAATAGACGAAAAGGGATTGCCATTTGTAAAATTCGGTAATTCGGATGCCATTGAGGTAGGTGAATGGGTGCTAGCAGTGGGTAATCCATTTGAATTTAGATCTACTGTTACAGCTGGTATTATTAGTGCCAAAGGGAGAAATATCAACATCCTAAGAAATCGAAACAGACTTCAGATTGAGTCTTTCCTACAAACCGATGCGGCAGTAAACCCAGGAAACTCTGGTGGAGCATTGGTTAATTTGAATGGTGAGTTAGTTGGAATTAATACCGCTATTGCCACTCCTACGGGTTCTTATGCGGGTTACTCTTTTGCCGTTCCATCCACATTGGTAAAAAAAGTAGTGGAAGACCTTAAAGAGTACGGGGTAGTACAGCGAGCCTTACTAGGTATTAATATTACAGATGTCAACGCCCAGTTGTCTGAAGAGGAAGACTTAGGTGTATTGCAAGGGGTATACGTAAGTGGAGTGAATGCGAATAGTGGAGCTGATGAAGCAGGCATCAAAGAGGGAGATGTGATTATTGCAATCAATGGAGCGAGAGTCAACAAAACTTCGGAATTGCAAGAGAAAGTGGCTCTGAATAGACCTGGTGATAAAATCGATGTTACCATTCTAAGAGATGGAAAAGAAAAGACGGTAACTGCGACTCTTAAGAATACATTAGGCACTACTACTACTGTAGCAGCTACTAACAACAGTGTCATAATTCAGGGGGCGACTTTTGAGGATTTGGCCGATGAAGATAAAGAACGGTTAAATCTGGAAGGTGGAGCCAAATTGGTAGTGCTGGAATCTGGTATCTGGAAAGAAGCCGGAATCAACGAAGGTTTTATAGTCACTAGAATTGACAGAAGAAGCATCAGTAATGTAGAGGATTTGTCCAGAGCATTGACTGCAGCTAATGATGGTTCTGGCGTTTTGATAGAAGGTATTTATCCAAATGGACAAAAGGCATACTATGGTATCGGTTGGTAA
- a CDS encoding Hsp20/alpha crystallin family protein, whose translation MSLIKYNPAKSRTQGVSRFFDDIFNDNFFNTDLSLERFFIPQVDISETEKDFELQFALPGFKKSDVNIDLNNGVLTVSGERKFEEKKDEKNFHSVETRYGSFSRAFQLPDNIDDEKVDAKLEDGILNIVVPKDVKKIQKKNIAIK comes from the coding sequence ATGTCACTGATTAAATACAACCCAGCAAAATCAAGAACACAAGGTGTTAGCAGATTTTTTGATGACATTTTTAACGACAACTTTTTCAATACAGACTTGTCGCTTGAAAGATTCTTTATTCCACAAGTAGACATTTCTGAAACTGAAAAAGATTTTGAACTACAGTTTGCACTGCCAGGCTTCAAAAAGTCAGATGTCAATATTGATTTGAACAACGGTGTTTTAACTGTAAGTGGAGAGAGAAAGTTTGAGGAGAAGAAGGATGAGAAAAACTTCCACAGCGTTGAAACCAGATATGGTTCATTTAGCAGGGCTTTCCAATTGCCAGATAATATTGACGATGAGAAGGTAGATGCTAAACTTGAAGATGGAATTCTAAACATCGTCGTACCAAAAGATGTGAAGAAAATCCAAAAGAAGAACATTGCAATAAAGTAA
- a CDS encoding site-specific integrase, translating to MERINVLFYHYKSKVNSKGLAPIYLRITINGKSSKYSTGIKIPEKDWDASKNRIKGRSTEVTRYNNQLDRLRSQVLDIAYDLERKNMQVSPDKIIKALKGERIEQATLMNTFDQYISGIQKLEGRSYQQSTINKFKYIQKHLKNFLKTEMDLDDVLLSEMKKGFLSRYEQFCLQRVEQITVNKEIQRIKHVMNYAEEHELIDKNIFRNYRMKHVNKEVVFLNEDELKRLEEKEFQIERLEYVRDFFLFSCYTGLGYAESEALSVFNISQLKDGFKWIEVVRKKTQLSYSVPLLPKAEALLNKYANHPLCEIKGTLLPVYSNQKVNSYLKEIAELCGITKRLTHHVARKTFASTVLILNDVPMDIVSKALGHSNVTITQKHYAKVRDIGLAKHFQNLKNKVDEQSVKYLKRVS from the coding sequence ATGGAGAGAATTAATGTGCTGTTTTATCATTATAAATCTAAGGTGAATAGCAAAGGCCTAGCACCTATATACTTACGAATTACAATCAACGGAAAAAGCTCAAAGTATTCTACCGGAATTAAAATCCCTGAGAAAGATTGGGACGCTTCCAAAAACCGAATTAAAGGCAGGAGTACTGAAGTAACTCGATACAATAACCAGCTCGATCGATTAAGGTCTCAGGTATTAGACATAGCCTACGATCTTGAAAGAAAAAACATGCAAGTGAGTCCTGATAAGATCATCAAAGCATTGAAAGGTGAAAGAATTGAGCAAGCTACACTAATGAATACTTTTGACCAGTATATCAGTGGTATTCAAAAATTGGAGGGAAGAAGCTATCAGCAATCTACTATCAATAAGTTCAAGTACATTCAAAAGCACCTCAAGAACTTCCTGAAAACAGAAATGGACTTGGATGATGTATTGTTATCCGAAATGAAGAAAGGCTTCCTATCTCGATACGAACAATTTTGTTTGCAGAGAGTAGAGCAAATCACCGTAAATAAGGAAATACAACGCATCAAACACGTGATGAATTATGCAGAAGAACATGAGTTGATTGATAAGAACATTTTTCGCAATTATCGAATGAAGCATGTGAATAAAGAGGTTGTGTTTCTTAATGAAGATGAATTGAAGAGACTAGAGGAAAAGGAGTTTCAAATAGAACGTCTGGAGTATGTTCGAGATTTCTTCCTTTTTTCATGTTATACAGGATTGGGTTATGCAGAATCTGAAGCATTAAGTGTTTTTAATATCTCACAACTAAAGGACGGATTCAAGTGGATAGAAGTAGTAAGAAAGAAAACACAACTTTCCTATAGCGTCCCCTTGCTTCCGAAAGCTGAGGCATTGCTTAACAAGTATGCCAATCATCCATTGTGTGAGATAAAGGGCACCTTGCTGCCTGTATACTCTAATCAAAAAGTTAATAGTTATTTAAAAGAGATAGCCGAATTGTGTGGAATCACAAAGAGACTAACTCACCACGTTGCGCGTAAGACCTTCGCGTCAACAGTTTTGATACTTAATGATGTGCCTATGGATATTGTGTCTAAGGCCCTTGGTCATTCTAATGTAACCATCACTCAAAAGCACTATGCAAAGGTGAGGGATATTGGGTTGGCTAAGCACTTTCAAAACCTCAAGAATAAGGTTGATGAACAAAGTGTTAAATATTTAAAAAGAGTCTCATGA
- a CDS encoding helix-turn-helix domain-containing protein has protein sequence MSTNDLLTKKDLADFEERMNERFQQALAHSGASKKRWLRSKEVAEMLGISMSSLQNFRINGTLPYAKLDGTIFYDYDEIMAVMKANEVRA, from the coding sequence ATGAGTACTAACGATTTATTAACTAAGAAAGATCTGGCTGATTTTGAAGAAAGAATGAATGAAAGGTTCCAACAAGCATTGGCACATTCAGGAGCATCCAAAAAAAGATGGTTGCGATCGAAGGAGGTTGCCGAAATGTTGGGCATTTCAATGTCATCACTTCAAAATTTTCGGATCAATGGCACATTGCCATATGCAAAATTGGACGGAACCATTTTCTACGATTATGATGAGATCATGGCCGTCATGAAAGCCAATGAGGTAAGGGCTTAA
- a CDS encoding single-stranded DNA-binding protein → MNVLVVSGRLTADAEVKTINNGKSLLSFSLADNEIYYDTEGNKVDTVEFHKCFKWSKTVPKVADFLVKGRSISVKGRLVTNKWKDAEGNDRAQKVLRISELNL, encoded by the coding sequence ATGAATGTATTAGTCGTTTCAGGAAGATTGACCGCAGATGCTGAGGTCAAAACTATCAACAATGGAAAATCACTTTTAAGCTTTTCTCTAGCAGATAATGAGATCTACTACGATACAGAAGGTAACAAGGTAGATACTGTCGAGTTTCACAAATGCTTCAAATGGAGTAAAACCGTTCCTAAGGTTGCTGACTTTCTCGTCAAGGGAAGGAGTATTTCTGTAAAGGGCCGATTGGTCACTAACAAATGGAAAGATGCAGAAGGAAATGATAGAGCTCAAAAAGTGTTGCGAATCAGCGAATTGAATCTTTGA
- a CDS encoding JAB domain-containing protein, whose protein sequence is MKSTIETVKRVAEVKATYHSNEPINLTTINSSQQVNSLIREVFPVDIQHREAFIALFLNRANQILGYSIISIGGISSTLVDPKLIFQHALLCNASQFIVAHNHPSGKLNPSNQDLSVTRRLQQVGELMELPLIDHLIISNSGYKSFADEGLL, encoded by the coding sequence ATGAAAAGTACAATCGAAACGGTCAAGCGAGTAGCCGAGGTTAAGGCTACCTACCATTCTAATGAACCGATCAATCTAACAACAATTAATAGTTCTCAGCAGGTGAACTCACTTATTAGAGAAGTATTCCCTGTGGACATTCAGCATAGAGAGGCATTCATTGCCTTGTTTCTCAACAGAGCCAATCAAATCCTGGGATATTCTATCATATCAATTGGAGGAATATCAAGTACGCTGGTTGACCCGAAACTAATATTTCAGCATGCCCTATTGTGCAATGCTTCACAGTTCATCGTGGCACATAATCATCCCAGTGGAAAGCTCAACCCCAGCAATCAGGACTTGTCAGTTACTAGAAGGCTTCAGCAGGTGGGTGAACTCATGGAGTTACCCTTGATTGATCACTTAATCATTTCTAATAGTGGATATAAAAGCTTTGCGGATGAGGGCCTCTTGTGA